The following are encoded together in the Adhaeribacter arboris genome:
- the folP gene encoding dihydropteroate synthase: MKAKDTFFYKKSTLNCHGKILSLATPVVMGILNVTPDSFYEGSRLISLDQVVAKAEKMLAEGADILDIGGYSSRPGAEDISVTEEMDRVIPAIEAIRKALPGTLISIDTFRSQVAEAAVKAGASIINDISGGSLDEAMFAKAAALKAPYILMHMRGTPQTMKQLTNYDNLLLELVTYFEQKVAQLRAAGVVDIIIDPGFGFAKTIEQNFMLLRNLHEFSLFELPVLAGLSRKSMTYKTLGIEATEALPGTIALNTLALLQGASILRVHDVKEAVQTIKLVSRLQVAG; encoded by the coding sequence TTGAAGGCGAAAGATACGTTTTTTTACAAAAAGAGCACTCTTAACTGCCACGGAAAAATCCTTTCGCTGGCCACCCCGGTAGTCATGGGGATTTTAAATGTAACGCCTGATTCTTTTTACGAGGGCAGCCGGCTCATTAGCCTCGATCAGGTAGTAGCTAAGGCCGAAAAAATGTTGGCCGAAGGAGCAGATATCCTGGACATTGGCGGATATTCGTCGCGTCCGGGAGCCGAGGATATTTCGGTGACCGAAGAAATGGACCGGGTTATACCGGCTATTGAAGCTATCCGAAAAGCTCTGCCGGGCACTCTTATTTCGATTGATACTTTCCGGTCCCAGGTAGCCGAAGCGGCCGTAAAAGCCGGAGCCTCTATTATCAACGATATTTCGGGAGGTAGCCTGGATGAAGCTATGTTTGCGAAAGCCGCGGCTTTAAAAGCGCCTTATATTTTAATGCACATGCGGGGTACGCCCCAAACCATGAAGCAGCTAACTAATTACGATAATTTGCTATTGGAATTGGTGACGTATTTTGAGCAAAAAGTGGCCCAATTACGCGCGGCCGGAGTAGTAGATATTATTATTGATCCTGGCTTTGGTTTCGCCAAAACCATAGAGCAAAACTTTATGTTACTGCGAAACCTACACGAGTTTAGCTTATTTGAACTACCGGTTTTGGCAGGTCTTTCGCGCAAATCGATGACTTACAAAACCTTAGGCATAGAAGCTACGGAGGCCCTGCCGGGCACTATTGCTCTAAACACATTGGCTTTGCTCCAAGGCGCCAGCATTTTGCGGGTTCACGACGTGAAAGAAGCCGTACAAACCATTAAATTGGTGAGTAGGTTACAGGTTGCAGGTTGA
- a CDS encoding DUF1599 domain-containing protein, producing MINQTLSEYKRVISACQEIFIKKTSDYGTAWRILRLPSITDQIFIKAQRIRSIQEKGVQKVPEDITSEFVGIINYCVIALMQMDLADETELEIPAAKVAAWYEAHIEKNIQLLLAKNHDYGEAWRDMRVSSITDIILMKLYRTKQIEDNQGQTLISEGVEANYRDMINYAVFALIKLNFNSHETN from the coding sequence TTGATTAATCAAACGCTGTCGGAATATAAACGGGTAATTAGTGCCTGTCAGGAAATTTTTATTAAAAAAACTAGTGATTACGGTACGGCCTGGCGCATTTTACGCTTGCCTTCCATTACCGATCAAATTTTTATTAAAGCCCAACGCATCCGGTCCATTCAGGAAAAGGGGGTGCAGAAAGTGCCCGAAGATATTACGTCGGAGTTTGTGGGAATTATAAATTATTGCGTGATTGCTCTCATGCAAATGGACCTGGCCGATGAAACCGAACTGGAAATTCCTGCTGCAAAGGTAGCTGCCTGGTACGAAGCGCACATCGAAAAAAACATTCAATTGTTATTAGCTAAAAACCACGATTACGGCGAGGCCTGGCGCGATATGCGCGTTTCGTCTATCACCGATATCATTTTAATGAAACTTTACCGAACTAAGCAAATTGAAGACAATCAGGGGCAAACCTTGATTTCGGAAGGAGTGGAGGCGAACTACCGCGACATGATTAACTACGCCGTTTTTGCCTTGATAAAACTAAATTTTAACAGCCATGAGACTAATTAG
- a CDS encoding BT_3928 family protein, with product MRLISRLSWLFVGGLFIFSGLIKINDPVGTAIKLEEYFDVFAADFSSFFLIFKPYALFLSIFLSALEIILGVALLLRWRLRQILRGLLVLIIFFTFLTFYSAYFNKVTDCGCFGDAIKLTPWQSFSKDILLLLLIVVLLATRRYLPETKTARVAGVLVALTAILSFGIGIYAYNHEPFIDFRAYKVGNNIPALMKPSSPLRYKYIMARNGQEKEFTQYPTDSTWKFKQMVAINPEDGPKITDFNVWNDQGDFTQEVFSGNKLLILVQDVSKVNPKKFADINNLIVAAEKSSKNIKPVVVTASSTQDFDVFRHEANLSAPYYFGDATVLKTMMRANPGIMLLKNGQVVGKWHYNDTPGIQTVERQL from the coding sequence ATGAGACTAATTAGCAGATTAAGCTGGCTTTTTGTAGGTGGCTTGTTTATTTTTTCGGGCCTGATTAAAATAAACGACCCCGTTGGCACCGCCATTAAACTGGAAGAATATTTTGATGTATTTGCCGCCGATTTTTCGTCGTTTTTTTTAATTTTTAAACCTTATGCGCTTTTTTTATCTATTTTTTTGAGTGCGCTGGAAATAATATTGGGCGTGGCTTTGCTGCTGCGCTGGCGTTTGCGACAAATTCTGCGGGGTTTGTTGGTTCTGATTATTTTCTTTACGTTTCTCACTTTTTACTCGGCTTACTTTAACAAAGTAACCGATTGCGGTTGTTTCGGTGATGCCATTAAACTCACGCCTTGGCAGTCGTTTTCGAAAGATATTTTATTGCTGCTATTAATTGTGGTATTGCTGGCTACGCGCCGGTATTTGCCCGAAACCAAAACGGCCAGAGTAGCGGGAGTTTTGGTAGCCCTTACGGCTATTCTTTCGTTTGGAATCGGAATTTACGCTTATAACCACGAGCCATTCATTGATTTCCGGGCGTATAAAGTAGGCAATAACATTCCGGCATTGATGAAACCTTCTTCGCCGTTGCGTTACAAATATATTATGGCAAGAAATGGCCAGGAAAAAGAGTTTACGCAGTATCCCACCGACTCTACCTGGAAATTCAAACAAATGGTAGCCATAAATCCGGAAGATGGGCCTAAGATTACCGATTTTAATGTGTGGAACGATCAGGGCGATTTTACCCAGGAAGTATTTAGCGGTAATAAGCTGCTTATTCTGGTGCAGGACGTAAGCAAAGTGAACCCCAAAAAATTTGCGGATATTAATAACCTGATTGTGGCCGCCGAAAAGTCAAGTAAAAACATTAAACCGGTGGTTGTTACCGCCAGCAGCACCCAGGATTTTGACGTTTTCCGGCACGAAGCAAATTTAAGCGCCCCGTATTATTTTGGCGATGCCACCGTGCTTAAAACTATGATGCGGGCGAACCCCGGTATTATGTTATTAAAAAATGGTCAGGTAGTAGGTAAGTGGCATTATAACGATACGCCCGGTATTCAAACCGTAGAGCGGCAATTATGA
- a CDS encoding ABC transporter permease, whose amino-acid sequence MNGLRFVGQRLAHGLLIMLGVVVAVFFLFNVLPGDPVAMLAGQRNDIATRAAIIADLGLDKPLPAQLLYYLNDISPISVHPDTPDNQQKYNYQRLFTFGNQAVVLKWPYLRRSFQSNKPVTEILLDHLVGTLWLAGAAMVLATFFGILLGMAAALKPHSFLDHAFITLSVLGISVPSFVAAIIIALTFGFYWSNFTGLSLTGQLYEVDAFTGRHLVWQNLLLPALALGIRPLAVIMQLTRASMIDVLTQDFIRTARAKGLSSKQVIWRHALKNALNPVITAVSGWLASLMAGAFFIEYIFNWKGLGSVTLHAVENLDFPVVIGATLLIAFLFILINILVDLLYAVVDPRVKL is encoded by the coding sequence ATGAACGGGCTGCGCTTCGTTGGGCAAAGGTTAGCGCACGGCCTGCTGATAATGTTAGGAGTGGTGGTGGCTGTGTTTTTTTTGTTTAACGTTTTGCCCGGCGACCCGGTAGCGATGCTGGCTGGTCAGCGGAACGATATTGCTACCCGCGCGGCTATTATTGCCGACTTAGGTTTGGATAAACCGTTACCTGCGCAACTGCTCTATTACCTGAATGATATTTCGCCAATATCCGTACACCCAGATACCCCCGATAATCAGCAAAAATATAATTACCAACGCTTATTTACATTCGGTAACCAGGCCGTAGTACTTAAATGGCCATATTTGCGCCGTTCGTTTCAGAGTAATAAACCAGTAACCGAAATTCTATTAGACCATTTAGTAGGTACCCTTTGGCTGGCAGGCGCGGCTATGGTGCTCGCCACCTTTTTCGGAATACTACTGGGCATGGCAGCGGCTCTTAAACCGCATAGCTTTCTGGATCATGCCTTTATTACCTTATCGGTGCTGGGAATTTCGGTGCCCTCATTTGTGGCCGCTATAATTATCGCTCTTACGTTTGGCTTTTACTGGAGCAATTTTACCGGCCTGAGCCTTACCGGTCAACTCTACGAAGTGGATGCTTTTACGGGGCGGCATTTAGTTTGGCAAAATTTATTATTACCGGCCTTGGCGTTGGGTATTCGGCCGTTGGCCGTTATTATGCAGCTAACCCGGGCCTCTATGATCGACGTACTCACCCAGGATTTTATTCGTACTGCCCGGGCAAAAGGCTTGTCTTCTAAGCAGGTTATCTGGCGGCACGCCTTAAAAAATGCTTTAAACCCTGTTATTACGGCTGTTTCGGGTTGGCTGGCTTCGCTCATGGCGGGCGCTTTTTTTATCGAGTATATTTTTAACTGGAAAGGCCTGGGCTCCGTTACGCTGCACGCCGTCGAAAACCTGGATTTTCCGGTGGTAATCGGCGCTACCCTGCTCATTGCTTTTCTGTTTATTTTAATTAATATTCTCGTTGATTTGCTTTACGCGGTGGTAGATCCGCGGGTAAAGCTGTAA
- a CDS encoding shikimate kinase: MTDSRIYLVGMPGSGKTTLGRQLATHLHLPFIDLDHYIERKEGKSVRKIFEKTGESWFRKTEALALRQATEENEQAVIATGGGTPCFEGNMDFINRHGLSVYLQVPVNEILSRMKAEGIAVRPLLAGKTDEQLYQFFSETLTSRQQFYTKAVLTYASLNPTAAEIFHLVDNWRLKKV; this comes from the coding sequence GTGACTGATAGCCGTATTTATTTAGTTGGTATGCCGGGCTCGGGTAAAACCACTTTAGGCCGCCAACTAGCCACGCATTTACATTTGCCTTTTATTGATTTAGACCATTATATTGAGCGCAAAGAAGGTAAAAGCGTCCGGAAAATATTTGAAAAAACCGGTGAGTCGTGGTTCCGTAAAACCGAGGCATTGGCGCTGCGGCAAGCTACCGAAGAAAACGAGCAAGCTGTAATTGCTACCGGGGGCGGTACTCCTTGCTTTGAAGGAAACATGGATTTTATTAATCGCCATGGCCTAAGTGTTTACCTGCAGGTGCCGGTAAACGAAATATTATCCCGGATGAAAGCCGAAGGCATTGCTGTAAGGCCTTTATTAGCCGGAAAAACAGATGAACAGTTGTATCAGTTTTTTTCTGAAACATTAACCAGCCGTCAACAGTTTTACACGAAGGCAGTTTTAACCTACGCAAGTTTAAATCCTACGGCCGCTGAAATATTTCATTTAGTAGATAACTGGCGGCTAAAAAAGGTATAG
- a CDS encoding sterol desaturase family protein → MKPNHKGSAQLFKNPVLEKLTHTHIALPISIFIVIATGLIYYGLTHGFITVLSALGLFMVGWFIFTFVEYMAHRHVFHMETDTEVKKNIQYTFHGNHHDYPKDKSRLAMPPIVSLFISSFFFFVFKLIFGSAVFGILSGFLFGYAVYLFVHYAVHAYAPPKNFLKILWVHHSIHHYKHDDKAYGVSSPLWDWILGTMPPEKSK, encoded by the coding sequence ATGAAACCAAATCATAAAGGCTCCGCCCAACTTTTTAAAAATCCGGTTCTGGAAAAATTGACTCATACGCATATTGCGTTGCCTATTTCCATTTTCATTGTAATTGCAACGGGTCTTATTTATTATGGCTTAACCCACGGCTTTATAACAGTTTTATCCGCTTTAGGGCTTTTTATGGTGGGTTGGTTTATTTTTACTTTTGTGGAGTATATGGCGCACCGGCATGTTTTTCACATGGAAACCGACACTGAGGTAAAGAAAAACATTCAGTATACTTTTCACGGGAACCACCACGATTATCCAAAAGATAAGTCGCGGCTAGCCATGCCTCCCATTGTTAGTTTATTTATTTCATCGTTCTTCTTTTTTGTGTTCAAGCTAATTTTTGGTTCGGCTGTATTTGGTATTTTGTCCGGCTTTTTATTTGGCTACGCCGTTTATTTATTTGTGCACTACGCGGTACACGCTTACGCGCCACCGAAAAATTTCTTAAAAATATTGTGGGTACACCACAGCATTCACCATTACAAACACGACGATAAAGCCTACGGAGTATCGTCGCCGCTTTGGGATTGGATTTTAGGAACCATGCCACCGGAAAAATCTAAATAA
- a CDS encoding Crp/Fnr family transcriptional regulator: MKKESLIQFLQSTQLIPSSKAIEIANQFSRKTILKNNLQLKEGHVCNEYLFLEKGFMRAFAYDVHGNDVTTSFYSRSHVVFEVSSFFNRTASQENIQALTDCEGWYITYEQLNHFFHAFPEFREFGRSILVKVLTRLKNRMLATITETAEERYGQLLKSNPEIFQHAPLKHIASYLGITDTSLSRIRKEYLKK, from the coding sequence ATGAAGAAGGAAAGCTTGATTCAGTTTCTTCAGAGTACCCAGCTTATTCCCTCATCCAAGGCAATTGAAATTGCTAATCAATTTTCGCGGAAAACTATTCTTAAAAATAATTTGCAATTAAAAGAAGGCCATGTTTGTAACGAATACCTTTTCCTGGAAAAGGGCTTTATGCGGGCTTTCGCCTACGATGTTCACGGTAACGATGTTACCACCAGTTTTTATTCTCGTTCGCACGTTGTTTTTGAAGTATCTTCTTTTTTTAACCGGACTGCCTCCCAAGAAAACATTCAAGCTTTAACCGATTGCGAAGGCTGGTATATTACCTACGAACAGCTAAATCATTTTTTCCATGCCTTTCCCGAATTCCGGGAGTTTGGCCGTTCTATTTTGGTGAAAGTTCTTACCCGGCTTAAAAACAGAATGCTCGCCACCATTACCGAAACAGCCGAAGAACGCTACGGGCAACTGCTAAAATCAAATCCGGAGATTTTTCAACACGCGCCCCTGAAACATATTGCTTCTTACCTAGGCATAACGGACACCTCATTAAGCCGCATCCGCAAAGAATATTTAAAAAAATAA
- a CDS encoding MBL fold metallo-hydrolase gives METTAGKVSPKDKNHFPVAPGVTGIKIVFVNLFLVSNSDDSWVLVDAGLYGSAGKIKHIAEGLYGKGTRPTAIILTHGHFDHVGALKELAAEWQVPIYAHSLEMPYLTGLSSYPPPDPTVGGGAMAYMAWLYPKKPIDVTGQVQALPSDGSVPGLLGWRWLHTPGHTAGHVSLFRDSDRTLIVGDAFSTREPESAIAVMTDRKEIHGPPSYYTSDWEAARNSVEKLADLRPEIVASGHGMPMQGETMLFELDELVHYFDQLAVPTSGRYVNEPAVTDERGVVKLPPAVSNPAVPKALVTAGLVALAGMAVLAISRRKQSKRFLDTLDDNTDSYPTYSEETTNNYP, from the coding sequence ATGGAAACAACTGCAGGTAAAGTATCCCCGAAGGATAAAAATCATTTTCCGGTGGCGCCGGGCGTTACCGGAATTAAGATTGTGTTTGTAAACCTGTTTCTGGTGAGTAACTCCGATGACTCCTGGGTATTGGTAGATGCGGGTTTGTATGGTTCAGCGGGTAAAATTAAACATATCGCGGAAGGCTTGTACGGCAAAGGAACCCGCCCTACGGCAATCATTCTCACGCACGGGCACTTCGATCACGTAGGTGCTTTAAAAGAATTAGCAGCGGAGTGGCAAGTACCTATTTATGCCCACTCTTTAGAGATGCCTTATTTAACGGGCTTATCGTCGTATCCCCCACCCGACCCTACCGTAGGCGGGGGCGCCATGGCGTATATGGCCTGGCTGTATCCGAAAAAACCCATTGATGTAACCGGACAAGTACAAGCTTTGCCTTCGGATGGATCGGTGCCCGGTTTACTGGGCTGGCGCTGGCTGCATACACCCGGCCACACCGCGGGTCACGTATCTTTATTCCGCGACAGTGACCGAACCTTAATTGTGGGTGATGCTTTTAGTACCCGCGAACCTGAATCGGCGATTGCGGTTATGACCGACCGGAAAGAAATTCATGGACCACCTTCGTATTATACCAGCGATTGGGAAGCAGCCCGGAATTCGGTAGAAAAGCTGGCCGATTTACGCCCGGAGATTGTGGCTAGTGGTCATGGCATGCCCATGCAAGGCGAAACCATGTTATTTGAACTAGATGAACTGGTGCATTATTTCGATCAATTAGCGGTTCCCACTTCGGGCCGTTACGTGAATGAGCCCGCAGTAACCGATGAGCGAGGAGTAGTAAAATTGCCTCCTGCGGTATCGAACCCGGCGGTACCTAAAGCATTGGTAACAGCGGGGTTGGTAGCCTTGGCCGGCATGGCTGTTTTAGCTATTAGTCGCCGCAAACAATCGAAACGATTCTTAGATACTCTCGACGACAATACCGATAGTTACCCGACCTACTCCGAAGAAACAACGAATAATTATCCGTGA
- a CDS encoding M16 family metallopeptidase, whose amino-acid sequence MFQKVKLVLCGWAVLALSLPINAQKTGSALKPVEKVARKGSELVIPYEKYVLPNGLTLVVHEDHSDPIVHVDVTYHVGSAREEVGKSGFAHFFEHMMFQGSDHVADEEHFKIVTNAGGTLNGSTNKDRTNYYETIPSNQLETALWLEADRMGFLLDVVTQKKFEIQRSTVKNERGQNYDNRPYGLVGETTARTLYPYGHPYSWLTIGYIEDLNRVNVDDLKNFFLRWYGPNNATVTVGGDVNPKDVVKMVEKYFGSIPRGPEVKNRKLAAVTLPQDRYVSYEDNVRFPLLQMVFPTVPNRHPDEAPLDCLAEILGGGKNSILYKNLIKEQKAVQADASHPASELAGEFTLRVLPFPGQTLADMEKMVRASLQEFEKTGVTDDAITRFKAKYESDIINSLESVAGKVSQLAANQTYTGSPNYLPTDYKVHMAVTKADVMRVYNQYIKNKHAVILSVVPKGQAQAVAKPDNFKPTTDGYKAPADQYAGLKYVKPKDNFDRSQRPGAGKNPVVTVPPFYRDNLPNGIKIIGTENKEVPMVTLLFSMQGGHKLSAKDPSRAGIASLMAAMLNESTEKYTAEDINSQLEKLGSSISVSGGTEAINVTVESQVKNLDATLALLEERLLRPRFDPVDFERLKKQRLEAIANQATQPTVIADNVYNKLLYGEGNILAVPAIGTAATVNTITLEDIKNFYRENFSPSVTNLVIVGDIKQQDIKPKLAFLEKWTAKPVTMPVLPPMPSGDKSKIYLVDKEKAAQSEIRIGYLALPYDATGEYYKSGLMNYILGGNFNSRINLNLREAKGYTYGARSGFSGTELVGPFTAQAGVRANVSDSAVVEFLKEIKTFRSEGIHDDELAFLKSSVGQRDALKYETPYQKAVFLNNIIKYNLDADFVKKQNEILQNITKEEINTLAKKNLPLEKMNIMLVGDKALIKPGLEKLGYEVVELDTEGNQVKQTATPTAPVTPATPAPAEKNKKAPAKPRKSMPEIRTS is encoded by the coding sequence ATGTTTCAAAAAGTAAAATTAGTGCTTTGTGGTTGGGCGGTTCTAGCCTTATCCTTGCCAATCAACGCTCAAAAAACGGGTTCAGCGTTAAAGCCCGTCGAAAAAGTTGCCCGTAAAGGCAGCGAACTGGTTATTCCCTACGAAAAGTACGTGCTTCCTAATGGTCTTACGCTGGTAGTACACGAAGATCATTCCGACCCGATAGTACACGTGGATGTAACCTACCACGTAGGTTCGGCGCGCGAAGAAGTGGGTAAATCCGGTTTTGCGCATTTCTTTGAACACATGATGTTTCAGGGCAGTGACCACGTGGCCGATGAAGAACATTTTAAAATTGTAACGAATGCCGGAGGTACTCTCAACGGTTCTACCAATAAAGACCGGACTAATTACTACGAAACTATTCCTAGTAATCAACTCGAAACAGCTTTGTGGTTGGAAGCCGACCGCATGGGCTTTTTACTCGATGTTGTTACCCAGAAGAAATTTGAAATACAGCGGTCTACCGTTAAAAATGAGCGGGGCCAGAATTACGATAACCGGCCTTATGGGTTAGTAGGGGAAACTACTGCCCGAACCTTGTATCCGTATGGGCATCCGTATTCGTGGTTAACCATTGGTTACATCGAAGACCTGAACCGCGTAAACGTGGATGATCTGAAAAACTTTTTCCTGCGTTGGTACGGTCCCAATAATGCTACGGTTACCGTGGGTGGCGACGTGAATCCGAAAGACGTGGTAAAAATGGTAGAAAAGTACTTCGGCTCCATTCCACGTGGTCCGGAAGTAAAAAATAGGAAATTAGCCGCGGTTACTTTACCGCAGGACCGCTATGTGTCTTACGAAGACAATGTCCGGTTCCCGCTTTTGCAAATGGTATTTCCCACCGTGCCCAACCGCCATCCTGATGAAGCGCCATTAGATTGCTTAGCCGAAATTTTAGGCGGCGGTAAAAACTCCATTTTATATAAAAATTTAATTAAAGAACAAAAAGCAGTGCAGGCCGATGCCAGCCATCCGGCTTCTGAATTAGCCGGCGAGTTTACCCTTCGGGTACTGCCTTTCCCGGGCCAGACTTTAGCCGACATGGAAAAAATGGTACGGGCCTCCTTACAAGAATTTGAAAAAACCGGCGTTACCGACGATGCTATTACCCGCTTTAAAGCCAAATACGAATCCGATATTATTAACAGCCTGGAGAGCGTAGCCGGTAAAGTATCGCAGTTAGCGGCTAACCAAACGTATACCGGCAGCCCTAATTACCTGCCTACCGACTACAAGGTGCACATGGCCGTAACTAAAGCCGATGTGATGCGGGTGTATAACCAATACATCAAAAACAAGCACGCCGTTATTTTAAGTGTGGTGCCAAAAGGACAAGCCCAGGCCGTAGCCAAACCCGATAATTTTAAACCTACTACCGATGGGTACAAAGCGCCAGCCGACCAATACGCTGGCCTGAAATACGTAAAACCGAAAGATAATTTCGACCGGAGCCAACGGCCGGGAGCCGGTAAAAACCCGGTGGTAACAGTGCCTCCTTTTTACCGCGATAACTTGCCGAATGGTATTAAAATAATTGGTACCGAAAACAAAGAAGTACCCATGGTTACGCTGCTGTTTAGTATGCAGGGCGGCCATAAATTATCGGCTAAAGATCCTTCCCGAGCCGGAATTGCCTCCTTAATGGCGGCCATGCTCAACGAATCTACGGAGAAATATACCGCCGAAGATATTAACAGTCAGCTTGAAAAACTAGGTAGCAGTATCTCCGTATCGGGTGGCACGGAAGCTATTAACGTTACCGTAGAATCGCAGGTAAAGAACCTGGATGCTACGCTGGCTTTGCTCGAAGAACGCCTATTACGTCCGCGCTTTGATCCGGTTGATTTTGAACGTTTGAAAAAACAGCGCCTCGAAGCGATTGCCAACCAGGCTACTCAGCCTACCGTTATTGCCGATAACGTGTACAATAAATTACTTTACGGCGAAGGTAATATTTTAGCGGTTCCGGCTATTGGTACCGCCGCCACGGTGAATACTATTACTTTGGAGGATATAAAGAATTTTTACCGCGAAAATTTCTCACCTTCGGTTACAAATCTGGTCATTGTGGGCGATATCAAGCAACAGGATATTAAGCCGAAGCTGGCCTTTTTAGAAAAGTGGACGGCTAAACCAGTAACCATGCCGGTACTGCCACCCATGCCTTCCGGGGATAAATCTAAAATTTATTTGGTAGATAAAGAAAAAGCGGCCCAGTCCGAAATCCGGATTGGTTATTTAGCGTTGCCTTATGATGCTACCGGCGAGTACTATAAGTCCGGGTTAATGAACTACATTTTGGGCGGTAACTTTAATAGCCGGATTAACTTAAATCTGCGCGAAGCGAAAGGCTATACGTACGGCGCCCGTTCGGGATTTTCGGGTACTGAGTTGGTAGGACCTTTTACCGCTCAGGCGGGGGTGCGAGCCAATGTGTCGGATAGTGCGGTAGTAGAATTCTTGAAAGAAATAAAAACTTTCCGCAGCGAAGGTATTCACGACGACGAATTGGCTTTCCTGAAAAGCTCGGTAGGACAACGAGATGCTTTGAAATATGAAACCCCGTATCAGAAAGCAGTTTTCCTGAACAATATCATTAAATATAATTTAGATGCCGACTTTGTAAAGAAGCAAAACGAAATTTTGCAAAATATCACCAAAGAAGAAATCAATACTTTAGCGAAGAAAAATCTGCCGCTGGAAAAAATGAACATTATGCTGGTGGGCGATAAGGCATTAATTAAACCTGGACTAGAAAAATTGGGCTACGAAGTGGTAGAGTTAGATACCGAAGGCAACCAAGTGAAGCAAACGGCAACGCCGACCGCTCCGGTTACCCCGGCTACGCCTGCTCCCGCTGAGAAAAACAAAAAAGCGCCGGCCAAACCACGTAAATCCATGCCGGAAATTCGGACATCGTAA
- a CDS encoding chloramphenicol acetyltransferase has protein sequence MKKELALETWNRREHFQFFSQFEEPFFSLVVNVDCAKAYKNAKTQNLPFYLYYLYLSLTAANKMEAFRYRIEADKVVCYDAVHASPTVLRDDHTFGFSFLPYQPTFAAFLPLAHQEIQTVKAGSGLGLTENTSRVDVIHFSSIPWITFTALTHARSFTYKDSVPKISFGKYFWEQDKLWLPVSVTVHHGLMDGYHVGEYLATFQELLNQE, from the coding sequence ATGAAAAAAGAACTTGCCCTGGAAACCTGGAACCGCAGGGAGCATTTTCAGTTTTTTTCTCAATTTGAGGAGCCTTTTTTTAGTTTGGTAGTGAACGTAGACTGCGCCAAAGCTTATAAAAATGCTAAAACCCAGAATTTGCCTTTTTATTTGTATTACTTGTATTTGTCGTTAACGGCAGCTAATAAAATGGAAGCCTTCCGGTACCGGATAGAAGCAGATAAAGTTGTTTGCTACGATGCCGTGCATGCCTCGCCCACCGTTCTGCGCGACGACCATACTTTTGGTTTTTCTTTTCTGCCGTATCAACCTACGTTTGCCGCGTTTTTACCGCTCGCCCACCAGGAAATACAAACCGTTAAAGCAGGCAGTGGTTTAGGCTTAACCGAAAATACGAGCCGGGTAGATGTGATTCATTTTTCTTCTATTCCGTGGATTACTTTTACGGCGCTAACCCATGCCCGCAGTTTTACTTATAAAGATAGTGTACCTAAAATCTCTTTTGGAAAATACTTTTGGGAGCAAGATAAATTGTGGTTGCCGGTTTCAGTTACAGTGCATCATGGTTTAATGGATGGTTACCACGTGGGTGAATACTTGGCTACTTTTCAGGAATTGTTAAATCAAGAATAA
- a CDS encoding HAD family hydrolase, which translates to METNELQAIKVIAFDADDTLWVNETIFTYTQERFIEVLAPYVDSQTLEAKLYEIELRNLSLFGYGIKGFILSMIETAIELTTGKISGQEVQQIINLGKVMLDHPVEVLPNVQETLEKLQDKYTLILITKGDLFDQESKIARSGLGDYFSKLEILSEKNEEAYQRVLKRNNIAVEEFLMVGNSLKSDVLPVCNLGARAIYIPFHTTWVHEQVNLDKDHQLTYVELPDISLLPKYLNL; encoded by the coding sequence ATGGAAACGAACGAATTACAAGCTATAAAAGTAATTGCCTTCGATGCCGACGATACGCTTTGGGTAAACGAAACCATTTTTACCTATACCCAGGAACGGTTTATAGAAGTACTGGCGCCTTACGTAGATTCACAAACGCTGGAGGCCAAACTTTACGAAATTGAACTCCGCAACCTGAGCCTTTTTGGCTACGGCATTAAAGGTTTTATTTTATCTATGATCGAAACGGCCATTGAGCTTACAACAGGTAAAATCTCCGGCCAAGAAGTTCAGCAAATTATTAATCTGGGTAAAGTAATGCTGGATCATCCGGTAGAAGTTCTACCGAATGTGCAAGAAACGCTGGAGAAACTACAGGATAAATATACCCTTATCCTTATTACCAAAGGCGACTTATTTGACCAGGAAAGTAAGATCGCCCGCTCCGGTCTGGGCGATTATTTTAGTAAATTAGAAATTCTGAGCGAGAAAAACGAAGAAGCCTACCAGCGGGTGTTAAAACGAAATAACATTGCCGTGGAAGAATTTTTAATGGTGGGCAATTCGTTAAAATCGGATGTGCTACCTGTATGTAACTTAGGAGCACGCGCCATTTATATTCCCTTTCATACTACCTGGGTGCATGAACAGGTAAATTTAGATAAAGACCACCAACTTACTTACGTAGAACTGCCCGATATTAGTTTATTACCCAAATATTTGAATCTATAA